In the Emcibacteraceae bacterium genome, GCTATATTTATTAATTATATTAATCTTCCACGTTCTGCACCACTGGTCGGGGGTCTTACACTGGCACTTATGACATTGCCGACAATTATTATTACGTCCCGTGCTGCATTAAAAGCGGTTCCCCCGTCAATTAAGGAAGCCGCCATTGGACTGGGGGCATCACATATGCAGACAGTCTTTCATCATGTGCTCCCCTTAAGCATGCCTGGTATTCTTACTGGATCGATTATTGGCATGGCACAGGCCCTTGGTGAAACAGCACCACTGATCATGATCGGAATGGTCGCTTTTATTGTGGATACACCGGGAAGTATAATGGAAGCATCAACCGCACTTCCCGTACAGGTCTATTTATGGGCAGATAGTCCTGAACGTGGCTTCCTTGAGAAAACATCTGCTGCTATAATGGTGTTACTCGCATTTCTCATAATCATGAATGGATTGGCCATCTGGCTAAGGCAAAAGTTTGAAAAAAAATGGTAGATAATATGAATATGCAATCTTCTAAAAATGATATCGGTGGCCAGCAAAAAGCCATTACACCAAAAATGCGCGCCAGAAAAGTCAATGTATTTTACGGTGAAAACCATGCTCTCAAAGATATCAATCTGGATATTAATCCCAATGAAGTGACGGCATTGATCGGACCTTCAGGTTGCGGAAAATCAACATTCCTGCGTTCACTGAACAGAATGAATGACATTATTGATATCTGCCGTGTCGAAGGCACAATCACTCTCGACGGAGAAGACATCAATGATAAATCAATTGACGTTGTCCAGCTTCGTGCCCGGATCGGGATGGTTTTTCAAAAGCCAAATCCGTTTCCAAAATCCATATATGACAATATTGCCTATGGTCCACGCATTCACGGTATTGCCAAGAACAAGCATGAGCTTGACGAAATTGTTCACTCGAGCCTTAAGAAAGCGGGACTTTGGAACGAAGTCCACGACAGGCTTGATGCATCGGGAACTTCCCTGTCCGGTGGACAGCAGCAAAGGCTTTGTATTGCAAGAACGATAGCTATTGAACCGGAAGTGATCCTGATGGATGAGCCCTGCTCTGCGCTTGATCCTATTGCAACGGCCGTAATTGAAGAATTGATTGACGAGCTTAAAAGCCGATATGCGATCGTCATTGTCACCCATTCAATGCAGCAGGCAGCAAGGATTTCACAAAAAACAGCATTTTTTCATTTGGGCAAATTGATGGAACATGGTGATACGGCCACAATATTTACCAATCCAACACATGAAAAAACAAGAGATTATATTACCGGTCGCTACGGATAGCGAATAGGAGACCTTAATGACACATTCACATATCGTTAGTTCATTTGACGAAGATCTTAACAGACTCAGAACGAAAATTGTCAATATGGCAAACTTGGTTGCCAGACAATTTTCCGATGCTGAAAAAGCTCTGGTAAGCAAAGATCTTAAGCTGGCAAAAATTGTCAGGGAAAATGATGAACAGGTCGATCAGCTGGAACAGGAAATTGAGAAATCGGCAATCGAGTTGATTGCCATGCGATCCCCTATGGCCGATGATTTGCGGGAGATTATTTCTGCCATTAAAATCAGCAATGCCCTTGAGCGCATTGGTGATTATGCAAAAAATCTTTCAAAGCGGGTTATTGTTCTGAATGAAACCAATAAGTTTGATGCCAATTATGCTGTACTTTCACAGATGGTCAATCTTATCAATATCATGAACAAGGATGTCATTGACGCCTATGTCAATAAATCCGCTGAAAAAGCCATTTCCGTCTGGACCCGAGATATCGTTGTCGATAATCTTTATGACACGCTGTTTCGTGAGATGCTGACCTATATGATGGAAAATCCGGAACT is a window encoding:
- the pstB gene encoding phosphate ABC transporter ATP-binding protein PstB, translated to MNMQSSKNDIGGQQKAITPKMRARKVNVFYGENHALKDINLDINPNEVTALIGPSGCGKSTFLRSLNRMNDIIDICRVEGTITLDGEDINDKSIDVVQLRARIGMVFQKPNPFPKSIYDNIAYGPRIHGIAKNKHELDEIVHSSLKKAGLWNEVHDRLDASGTSLSGGQQQRLCIARTIAIEPEVILMDEPCSALDPIATAVIEELIDELKSRYAIVIVTHSMQQAARISQKTAFFHLGKLMEHGDTATIFTNPTHEKTRDYITGRYG
- the phoU gene encoding phosphate signaling complex protein PhoU produces the protein MTHSHIVSSFDEDLNRLRTKIVNMANLVARQFSDAEKALVSKDLKLAKIVRENDEQVDQLEQEIEKSAIELIAMRSPMADDLREIISAIKISNALERIGDYAKNLSKRVIVLNETNKFDANYAVLSQMVNLINIMNKDVIDAYVNKSAEKAISVWTRDIVVDNLYDTLFREMLTYMMENPELITPATHLLFVAKNIERAGDHLTNIAELIYYIVEGIPLELNRPKGDKSSEVITEDLD